In a single window of the Acipenser ruthenus chromosome 8, fAciRut3.2 maternal haplotype, whole genome shotgun sequence genome:
- the LOC117405151 gene encoding vacuolar protein sorting-associated protein 26C, whose protein sequence is MSVSLDIRLKRANKVYHEGEALSGVVVVMSKDSVQHQGLSLTMEGTVNLQLSSKSVGVFEAFYNSVKPITLISSNIEVVKPGKFPGGKTEIPFEFPLHVKGNKVLYETYHGVFVNIQYTLRCDMKRSLLAKDLSKTCEFMVHSLPQKGKLTPSPVEFSITPDTLQNVRERSSLPKFLIRGHLHTTTCILSQPLSGELVVESSEVPIKSIELQLVRVETCGCAEGYARDATEIQNIQIAEGDVCHGFPIPIYMVFPRLFTCPTLETTNFKVEFEVNVVIVLHDDHLITENFPLKLCRV, encoded by the exons GAGGCTCTTTcaggggtggtggtggtgatgagtAAAGACTCTGTTCAGCACCAGGGCCTCTCCCTCACCATGGAGGGAACTGTGAACCTGCAGCTCAGCTCCAAGAGCGTCGGCGTGTTTGAGGCCTTCTACAACTCCGTCAAG CCCATTACGCTCATCAGCAGTAACATAGAGGTGGTCAAACCAGGGAAATTCCCCGGCGGCAAGACGGAAATACCCTTCGAGTTCCCGCTGCACGTGAAGGGGAACAAAGTGCTCTATGAGACGTACCACGGCGTCTTCGTGAATATTCAG TACACCCTGCGATGTGATATGAAGAGATCCCTGCTGGCCAAGGACCTGAGCAAGACCTGCGAGTTCATGGTGCACTCCCTG CCACAAAAGGGGAAGCTGACGCCCAGTCCAGTGGAGTTCTCTATCACTCCAGACACCCTGCAGAACGTGCGAGAG AGAAGCTCCCTACCGAAGTTTCTCATTCGGGGTCATCTTCACACGACTACCTGTATCCTCAGCCAGCCCCTGAGTGGAGAGCTGGTGGTGGAGAGCTCAGAAGTGCCGATCAAGAGCATTGAGCTGCAGCTGGTTCGAGTGGAGACCTGCG GGTGCGCGGAGGGCTATGCCAGAGACGCCACCGAGATTCAGAATATCCAGATAGCGGAGGGCGATGTTTGTCATGGCTTTCCTATCCCTATATACATGGTCTTTCCAAGACTGTTCACCTGCCCGACCCTGGAAACCACCAACTTCAAAGTCG AGTTTGAAGTGAATGTTGTAATTGTTCTCCACGATGACCATCTTATTACAGAGAACTTCCCTCTGAAATTGTGCAGAGTCTGa